The Faecalibacter bovis genome includes the window AATTGCAGAACGTTTAGGTTTACGTAATCCTGAAGTTTTTGCTCCGTTATGGGTTGTAGATTTCCCATTATTAGAATGGGATGAAGAATCTGAAAGATATCATGCAATGCACCATCCATTCACTTCTCCTAAACCAGAAGATATGGAATTAATTGCAACAAATCCAGGTGAAGTTCGTGCAAATGCTTATGATTTAGTTTTAAATGGAAACGAAATCGGTGGAGGATCTATTCGTATTTTCGATAAAGAAATTCAGGCTAGAATGTTCGAATTATTAGGATTCACGCCAGAACAAGCAGAAGCTCAGTTTGGATTCTTAATGAACGCTTTCAAATATGGAGCGCCACCTCACGGAGGTTTAGCTTTCGGATTTGACCGTTTTGTATCAATTTTAGATGGTTCTGAAACGATTCGTGATTACATCGCATTCCCTAAAAACAATTCAGGTCGTGATGTGATGATTGATGCTCCATCTCCTATCGATGATGCACAAAAACAAGAATTATTTATTGCTTCTACTTTTACAGGAAAAGAATAAATCTAAAATATAATTCACAGGAAAAGCCACTCAATAGAGTGGCTTTTTTATTTTAAATCTATGATAAATTGAGATTTTCGTAGTGGAAAAACATAAAAAAATCCACTCAAATTGAATGGATTTATATAGCTTAAAAAATTATTTCACTGAACTTGGAGTCACTGGAGATTTTGGTAAAACTTCTGCAGAAGATTTTTTTGGTGTTATATTTCCTTGGTGACAAGTAAAACATGTAACTTTTTGTTTATCTGCAGGATCGTAATCAAAATGTTTTTTATTAATTTCTCCTGTCATTGTAATCATATGACGTGCGTAATCTTTTTCCTTTTTTGCATCCGATGCAAAATCCATTTTCCCCTCTGCATTCGGCGCATGACAATGGTTACATTTAACTCCTAAAGCAGCATTATATTCACGCATTAAACCTTTTAATTCATCTTCAGAAATATCTTGGGGTAATACTTTCAAGTTTGCCCATTGAGATTCAACCTTTCCAACGTTTTTACCTTGGTCAATTTTACCTTTTGTTACAGAAGCACAACTTGCAACTACTACTAGAACTACTGCTAAAAATCCTATCTTTTTCACGTTTATGTTTTATTATAGCTCACAAGTTAAACTAAATTTCGATATAATATTAATTTTAATCAAAATTTGAAATTGTTTTAAATAAAGATAAGTTTTTAACCCAAAAAATGTAATAATCGATCAAAATCAATGGATATTGAATATCATATAGGATTATAAATTTTCAATTTTCAGCAATTTTAAACAGAAAATTCAATTTCGAAATTAACTTAAAGATTTATCAATTCCAGAAAATAAAATAATTGCACATTTATGGTAAATGAAATTGAAAGAAGATATATATTTACCTGAAATTAAATTAAAAAACCGACATTTATTTTTAATTAATGAATGTTTAAAACATTCGATACTATTTCATAAAATTATCTGTTATATATCTATTATTAAAACTTAGAATGAAAAAATTTATATCAACTACA containing:
- a CDS encoding c-type cytochrome encodes the protein MKKIGFLAVVLVVVASCASVTKGKIDQGKNVGKVESQWANLKVLPQDISEDELKGLMREYNAALGVKCNHCHAPNAEGKMDFASDAKKEKDYARHMITMTGEINKKHFDYDPADKQKVTCFTCHQGNITPKKSSAEVLPKSPVTPSSVK